Proteins co-encoded in one Medicago truncatula cultivar Jemalong A17 chromosome 8, MtrunA17r5.0-ANR, whole genome shotgun sequence genomic window:
- the LOC120577737 gene encoding uncharacterized protein, with the protein MLVRYSDLSMKDQVHFRNMMKRTRMTYDSLRVLASIEDEKRIIEEKKVADEVFVEAEKRLVEKRLDEDKIFVSEAVIMETEMGAGDENMEEAATGVEGEMLNGTRCHNHIRGDIKAARLMKDRELWLYGNKRIVRFHSNSFSFIRKELELLKKSFEEYNGQVEERRLRSAKSDIAQHMLSDNNNFY; encoded by the coding sequence ATGCTTGTGAGGTATTCAGATCTGAGTATGAAGGATCAGGTGCACTTTCGCAACATGATGAAGAGAACAAGGATGACTTATGATTCGCTACGTGTGTTGGCAAGTATTGAGGATGAGAAAAGAATTATTGAGGAGAAGAAAGTGGCTGATGAAGTTTTTGTGGAGGCAGAGAAAAGATTGGTTGAGAAGAGGTTGGATGAGGATAAGATATTTGTTTCTGAAGCTGTGATTATGGAGACGGAGATGGGAGCTGGTGATGAGAACATGGAAGAGGCAGCAACAGGTGTGGAGGGGGAAATGTTGAATGGAACAAGATGTCATAATCATATTCGTGGTGACATAAAGGCTGCGAGGTTAATGAAGGACAGAGAGTTATGGTTGTATGGTAATAAAAGGATAGTTAGGTTTCACTCTAATTCATTTTCCTTCATAAGGAAAGAACttgaattgttaaaaaaatcatttgaggAATACAATGGACAAGTAGAAGAGAGGCGATTGCGGTCTGCAAAAAGTGATATTGCACAACATATGCTTAGTGACAACAACAACTTCTATTGA